One window from the genome of Candidatus Chlorohelix allophototropha encodes:
- a CDS encoding DUF6544 family protein, with amino-acid sequence MLKIFFAFIVIVHGLIHLMGFVKAFNFAEMSQLTQPISKVSGIIWLLTTLLFLATLVLFFTKFDYWWLIGVVALVLSQILIIQNWDDAKFGTVANILILIPVFIASLNVLPTSFQNMYKAAVQERIRPISDNSIVSENDIAHLPAPVQNYLRYTGVIGKPRVYNFWAINSGNMKQSPKSDWITVKAQQYDFFDEPARLFYIQSDLFGVPFDGLHAYTGNSATMQIKVASLLQVADAKGAKMNQSENVTIFNEMCMFAPATLIDKNIKWEALDSLTAKAWFTHNNITISATLYFNEKGELIDFSSDDRFLSLDGKDYASYRWSTPVKDYRDFEGRKVPVYGDAIWHMPEGDYTYAKYQLENIVFNSKEFTLLAN; translated from the coding sequence CAACCTATTTCTAAAGTATCTGGAATAATCTGGTTGCTAACTACGCTACTGTTTTTGGCTACGCTGGTGTTATTTTTCACCAAATTTGATTATTGGTGGCTAATAGGGGTAGTAGCGCTTGTGCTATCCCAAATATTAATTATTCAAAATTGGGACGATGCAAAGTTTGGCACTGTGGCTAATATTTTAATATTAATTCCGGTTTTCATCGCATCATTGAACGTTCTGCCCACTAGCTTTCAAAACATGTACAAAGCAGCGGTGCAAGAAAGAATCCGCCCTATTTCAGATAATTCGATTGTCAGCGAGAACGACATTGCGCATCTTCCTGCGCCTGTACAGAACTATTTACGCTATACCGGCGTAATCGGAAAGCCCAGAGTCTATAATTTCTGGGCGATAAATTCCGGTAATATGAAACAGTCACCCAAAAGCGATTGGATAACCGTCAAAGCCCAACAGTATGATTTCTTTGATGAGCCTGCCCGCTTGTTCTATATCCAATCCGATTTATTCGGTGTTCCGTTTGATGGCTTGCATGCTTATACTGGTAACAGCGCTACCATGCAGATAAAAGTAGCCTCGTTGCTTCAGGTTGCAGATGCGAAAGGCGCAAAAATGAACCAGAGTGAGAATGTAACCATATTTAACGAAATGTGTATGTTTGCGCCAGCCACGCTTATTGACAAAAACATTAAGTGGGAAGCTCTAGACTCCCTGACAGCAAAGGCTTGGTTTACTCACAACAATATCACTATTAGCGCAACCCTCTATTTCAACGAAAAAGGGGAGTTGATTGATTTTTCCTCGGACGACAGATTTTTGTCACTGGATGGGAAAGATTACGCCAGCTATAGATGGTCAACCCCGGTAAAAGATTACAGAGATTTTGAGGGAAGGAAAGTACCAGTATATGGAGATGCCATCTGGCATATGCCCGAAGGTGATTACACCTATGCCAAGTACCAACTCGAAAACATAGTATTTAACTCTAAAGAATTTACCTTGCTTGCGAATTAA